tttgttaattgctggctgtgtgagaatatgatgcatgctaaatgtgcaggtctcactgggcgtgattgcgacaagatcgctgctattgccaagaagggctgcggtggcttgcgttggtcgtgtccagaatgcatcgacaagcaaattgatttctccagaatgtataattctgtgagaagtcaattcttaaaattaaataatgtggctaagcagctctcgagtaattttgactcgagtttcgatttgctaggcaaatataaatttgagtctccaaccaatcgccggttggagcctcaacttttgcaattgccctctacgtctgttcagactcctacgactttcttgtcttttcctagcaacttggaggtatctccaatgttgtctttatcgccttctccaagcgactgtccaattaccccggcttcaagccctgtactagacccagtagagcccgtacctgattccgtcccaattaatcaaattgcctcagccccgtcagctcctggccgcaaaggtagacctgcgcgcaatcttgcgcagattgttaaaagcaatcattgtgcctcgttagctcctccaactcctgtattacctacagccccatcagcgcccactttaacggtagttgcccctcgtaggcaagtttttgtgtctcgactttcgtcggacaccacttctgagtcattggcagcctatattgctagcaaatcttctgctagcgtgtcaataactaaatttaatttctccacccctcgtgaaatatcatcattcaaaataaatgtttcacatgatatgttcccaatcatttgtgatcccaaattttggccaccacacatgattgttcatgagttcaagcctaaaaagcgtaaccagcctgtcacccttccagtcccttcaatacagggtaccatttctgccccaaaaaactagcttcatcttctgaccaaatctttattcattatcagaatgtcagaggtctcacttcaaagctaaaaaatctttttattgccagcacttccttcgattcggacataatagcattttcagaaacatggttaaactcaaccatatctgattttgaggtattaccgaataactttattttgtttagaaatgatcggccgactcgaggtggtggggtgttaattgccgttaaagccactctccagtctgaactattctgttttagtacgcctactgacgctgagattgtctcagttaaggtgtcttttcctacacggaatatctatgtaacatgctcttatgtcccaccttcttctgatattcaagtttatatgaatcatattacttgtattaaagaagtttcttcacacgtgcgggataatgacctattattggtgttgggtgattttaatttgccgaacatctcttggtcattattcactgctgaaaattatctagtgccctcagcacagcacgattttttagactgcatgcttgatctttcgttgtttcaaatcaattcaatttctaatcatatgaatagaacacttgaccttgtatttgttaacgactaccttatttctaatgtgtctaggtcacctcctttatctcttcctgaggatgtctatcatccaactttagagattgcaatgctaaattgtaatccttccatttcgtgctcatcagccaataagccccgctattgctttcgcaaaggaaattattccttgctgaatcagcttatttattcaaccgattggtctttcttatatgactcagttgatatgaatacagccattaattctttttatatcaccctaaactccctcttagatgtgtgtattcctaagtcaattccttcgactactttttcaaaaccaccctggtttactcccagattatcacatctaaaaaatgtaaaatccaaatattttaaaaagtttaaaaagtctggttcgtgtacagacttggctaaatattccatagccaagtcgaacttttttcttcttaattctcaatgctatgagaattatctaattcgttgtaaaaggcaattcgcccgaaatccgagacagttttataattttgtaaacttgaagcgtaagtcttcaactttgccatcttctttttttcttgggatggataaagctagcaatgacactgattctgctaacctctttgctaattttttccaatcaacttactcttcagtctgtcctaatactaattcttacccttatactatttcctccgctagttctatacctccccccattatttcacactcctctctcctattagctataaactctctaaaatcttcttactctcctgggccggacaatattcctagttgtctactcaaggagtgcagttcttcccttttctatccattgctaaagctttttaatctatcccttgaaacttctgtctttccatctctttggaaagaatcttatatcattcctcttcacaagaaaggtgggaagtctgatatacaaaattacaggggcattgcaaaactgtctgctattcctaaattatttgaaaaaataatcacttcgaatttgcagcatttctgcaaatcagttgtttcccctgttcaacatggattcgtaaagaatcggtcaactacgaccaatctgcttgagtttacttccttggtaaatgatgctttcctttcgaaaatgcaaactgatgtcatttacactgacttcagcaaggcgtttgactctgtgcaccatgacattttactttttaaacttgaccgaataggtttccctctgtcccttttactttggattaattcttatttaaaaggtaggacccaaagagtaatactgaggttgactacctctaaaagggttcacgttacttctggtgttcctcaaggtagtcatcttggacctttactctttacactttttataaatgatcttccttctgttatatcacatgcccgtgtactcatgtatgcggacgatgtcaaactttttctatcatacactaaccccctacatcattctcgtctacaagacgatttgaacgctatgcaactttggtgttcggccaatcaattgcatctaaattgttcaaagtgtatgtttatgacttttaatcgtactacaccttatcttgttagttatacaatcgacaatatccctttgcaacgtatactaacagttaaggatctaggcgttatttttgattctaaactctgtttcaatcttcatatagataccattgttaatgaggcaaaaggtgtacttggattcattaaacgatggtctaaagagtaaTGAGTACAACATTTAACGTCTTTGGACGTCTGACGGACTTAGTACCAAAATAATTTGTCTATACGTATTATTTGTTCGTTACCAATTTAACCCAGACTTACTCAATATTTGTATtgaattatacatatatatttctaagAATACTTTTTATTCCTGTGCTGATGATTATCGAAGAatcttattattttaatagttaaacctaatttattatatttaatatacttaAATACTTACGTGAACAGAAGATACTTATTCTTATTAAATATAACATGCGTAACATACATTTAttgcaatcaaaataaaaatattgtaaacaacaaCCTAATTATCTATGAACACTAAAAATACTTTGaatattatatgcatacatatatattatctgCAGTTGTGTGTATCTGTTGTGTGGATATGTGCGTGTGAGCTGCAAGCCAATACAAGGGAATCAAGCGTTATACTCAGGAGCGCTAGGAAGGAGGCATAAAGGACATGATAATTTTAACTATTGATtgcgcaaaaaacaaatacataattgTGAATTAAAAATCGGAGTTTCTGTTAATTGAAGGGGCTGAATAATACAGTGTTTCGTGTGATGAGAGTTATGggtttaatattaatattacgTAATATTACGTTGATGGGCGATCGTAAGCaaaaacattaacaacaaatttactCACGATAATATCTTAGGCAATTTTCTTGTAGGCACGGAAGTGATTAATTGTCCCCAGACTAGTGTTCCGATTCCAAAGAATACACACCACAACCATTGGTCGAGGGAGAGCGCTTTTGTTGAGAAAGCCATCTTTCCGTATTGGATAATTACAACCTAAAgcaaaatgtaataaataaaaagctttGGTAGCTTAAGAAAATTAACAGACCTGAGAAATCATTGTGAATATCCAGATGGTGTAAAATATGGGATTGGTGAAGAGTCCCTCAATAACATTACGTTGACCATGTATTTTCCTAGCATTGATTTCGTTAAAGAGTGTCATCATGACGAACGTGTTGAATATTATTGTGAAATGTTGGGTTGGGCCTGCGTTAAGATCTTGCCCGCGTCCAGATTCGATATCGAGTATCAAATCGCctattaaataatacatacaACTTTTTTATCAATTCCTTATTACTTTATGTGGTTAATGCCCATttagtatattattatttgttgctaTCTGGCGTGCTTTAACATACCAACAAACAGCAGCCCAAATATGATGACCAACTGATATAGGGCTTGTCCCAATATGTTCTTCATCATTGTGCGTGATATAAGTGGCTTTGTGCGCCCATATGGCTTACGAAGCAAAAGATCAGGCGTCGGCACTTCCGTTGCTAAAGCAAGAGATGCGAGTGTGTCCATAATGAGGTTGACCCATAACATCTGAACGGCCTACATTGAAATTTATATTGGGtagttgtatatttttacagacctaaatttttttgataatttataAGGAATATTTTTAAACGAAAACTTACTTTTAGCGGCGAATCCTGTACCGCACAAGCGCCAATAAATGCAACAATGACAGCGACGACATTTACTGTTAACTGAAACTGCAAGAACTTTGCTATTGAATCATAAACATTGCGTCCCCACATAACAGCCTTGACAATGCTACTGAAGTTATCATCGGTGAGAATGATGTCCGACGCCTCTTTAGCTACATCAGTGCCGGCAATTCCCATTGCGAATCCAACATCGGCCTTCTTTAGGGCTGGACCGTCATTGGTTCCATCGCCTGTTACCGCAACTACTTCCCGATTATCAGTTACTGCACTGTCGATCATtcctacaaaaaaaaaaaaaaaaattaaataggtGTGCATATGAATGGAAATATTATGTTAAATGGTTCAAACCTTTAACCAGTGTGTACTTGTCGGTGGGAGATGAACGAGCAAGAACCCTCAACTTGGGCCAAACTTTATCAAGGAGGTGCTGTTGGATCTGTGGAGCAAAACATATAATAACAGCATAAGGCCAACTCATTTCGACATAGGTAAAGACATACATCACCATTGCTGTCTCGTATACGCCTATTAAACTCTTTACCCTCCAGTATAAGGAAGTCGTCGTTCGGTCGCAAAATGCCACATTTGCTGGCAATTGAACGTGCTGTGTTAATGTTGTCACCAGTGACCATGCGAACAGTGATGCCGGCGCGTTGGCACTTGCGTATAGCGTCAGGTACTTCGGGACGCACTGGATCTTCAATGCCAACAACGCACAGGCAGGTCAGATTTGACATTATATTCTCTTCATCATCCCAATTGGGTTCGCCGTCAATGTGCACTTCATTGATTGCAGCCTTCCCAGGCACGAAATCGCGATAAGCGACAGAAATTGTGCGCAGGCCATCGCAGGCCATTGGCTCAATTACTTCACGTATTAGACGCTCCTGCATGTCGCGTGTAAACTTTTCTAATGTCCCCTCATGACCATAGATAAAAGCACatctgaaaatatttttttgccaTGAGCAAATCTTAAGTGCTAAAAACAGTGTTCTATGTCTAGGTCTAACTTTTTCATTATGATTTCCGAAGCTCCCTTCGTGTACAATCGATATCCACCATTAGGTCTAGGTATTACTGTTCCCATGCTTTTGCGTACAGAGTTAAAGGTGTAAACGCGAGTGAATCTATCCTCCGGAATTTCATCCCGTATTGATTGATACTTAACACCTAGCCCCTGCACAAATCCCAGAAGAGCGCATTCTGTTTTGTTGCCCACTTGAATTGGTATGTCGCCCGGCTTTGGACCAGGctataagcattataaaaaatttatagaaataacaaaattaatttttttgtttaaaagtaatttttaaaaattaccATTATATTGGAGGTATACGCCGAGTTAACTGATATTCCCATTGTGATTAAATTGCCCACATGCTGTGGTATGTCAGTAAGCGTTGGTAGCACCTTGCATAATTTCTCGCAAATGTAGGATTGTACAACAGTCATACGATTTGTCGTAAGCGTACCAGTCTTATCAGAGCAAATTGCAGTAGCATTACCCATAGTTTCACAAGCATCCAAATGACGCACTAAATTATTATCCTTCATCATTTTCTGGAAATCGATGAAGAGAAAGTAAGAGATTATACAATAATTCGGAAGCTATTACACTCTAGATGATAACATGCAAGTcgttttgtaatttattatttatataaatatagtggattactcatcttagtactcattttattttttgataacgcccattttcaatgtgtgtcagggtatttaaaaaatgttaaaaacgATACACTTACCTTCACAGAATATGCCAAAGATAGCGTTACGGCCAGTGGAAGGCCCTCAGGCACTGCCACGACTAATACTGTGACACCAATAATCAAATGCTTAACCAAATTATTAGCATACGTGTTCTTCCATGGCTTTTCATCAATCACGAACGTCTTGATACAGAATTGGATAATCAGAATAAAAACGGTGAGAACAGCTATGGTGGAACCAGCGTAGCCAATTTGTATAGCCAGCTTCGTAAGTTTTGCCTGCAGCACCGACTTTTCCTTTTTGTGTCCTGTTTCAGGGGCTGGCGTTGAGGACTGCTGCACGTGATTTCCGTCTGATTCCGACTTAACAGCCTCACTAGCACTTCGTGGCTGCGTAACATGGGATGTTTCTTTTATTGGTATTCGGCCGTCATTCTCACCTGCATGATCCgcaaatttgtattatatttattaatatcacACACTTATTATTTGTTGAGtataaactatttattatacccttgcagacaacATTGTGAAAGTAAACTTATTATAACTTTACGAATTCCTAATCATGTATAAGTCAGGTTAATACTAAATTTGTACTTAAAATCATCAGAGGGATACTATTCTTGATAAATCTACAACATGGAATAATTATGCGAAAACTGAGGTTTCGTGGGATAAGCTCATTctaaatcaaacaaatattaaagcacaagcacactCACTTTGTAGGAAAATTAGAAGGATTCATGAGAATTTTACTTagttcatttaaatatattattatttgtgcaAACGTATTTGGCAAAAACACGTTATGCGCGCTTTATCGATATAGTATCATATCGATTTAAATACCATATAGGCAAGTCGTCAGCCATACCAAGATATTAGAAGTCGCTAATcaattattaacattttaattaatgaacAAATCTCTAGAATTAAATACTTTCATATTAAATACTTTCGATTTAAATACCATATAGGCGAGTTGTCAGCCACACCAAGATATTAGAAGTTGCTTTTcaattattaacattttaaataataaacaaatctCTAGAATTAAATACTTTCATATTTAATAtggtaaatattatttatgttttaagtctgcaagggtattttattttcgttatgTACTAAACTGCTTTCCTATAGCACTTTACGAAAAACCCCATTTAACAATGACAAATACTTTATTGACACATGTATATTGTgctgtatttatgtatgtaagtattaCACATAAGATCTTTTTCCATTTCTCTacaaaaaacattatttaccTACTTatgtaagtttttttttttaacttatttagACTCATTTTTACTTAAAAGcccatttttcaaaatatctttgtACAAAATTATCTTACTCTTTTACTAGTTGACTGTAAAATATCTATCGCCTTACGTGTTTCCCTTTTTATGATAAAACGGTAAGTTGAAACTAACTAGATAGAAGTATTTTAACTGTAAGTGATTCACCTGTCAGGCTCTTGCTCTTTTGCTTGCCCGCCTTTTTAGCTTCTgaattatgaaatatttgaTTCGTTGTTTTAATCCGTTTACGTTGATATATGATAAATTAGCCATAatttaaagcatttaatttgttgattcgatatgttattttttattgttttggtGTTGGTAGTGGTGGTGGttttggttggttggttggttggttgattgattgattgattggttgATTGGTTGGtttattgattgatttggtgttttttttttattgaggtAGATGAAGGAGTTCAAAGATGGGTCAATCAATTCACGTCATGCAATTCACGTATGACAATTggaatatgaaaaaataaaaataaaacataaacgaTATAATTAAAGATTATCGGCAGTAGAATTCTTATTTTGTAGGTACGTAAGATAATGTACATATTGTTGAGTGACAATTATAGTTCTAATCAGCGCCGCTTCTTTAGACAACTTTCagcaaaatattctaaattcACTAATCGGTCTTGGTATTGGGTTTCAAGACAATTATAACAAACGTACATATAAATCATTGGCATTTGCTTATTGTTTTCAATCCAGTTTGAAATAGGGTATGATTATTATCTGGGTGTACGgataaaattttgaaatataataatactaatacaTACCCTTTTTCATCTTTTTAATTTCTGCTTCTTGCTCGTCTACAGCTGCTCCAAGCAGAGTGAAAATAATACCGGCCTGCGAATTAACGCCAACAGCTGTTACTACCATTTTGCCACTGCCCTCCATAACGTGCGTGCCGGATAAAACCATTGGATCAGCCTCAGTGCCCTTTTTAACATGATCTGATTCGCCAGTCAGGGAAGACTCGTCCACCTAAATAGGAAGACCAATAAATTTATGATAAACTCTGCGACTCAACAATCGTCGGTAAACAGGGTTTAAATGTGTATATACTTGAACATAACAGAACATCGCAAAAAAATACACTGTATTTTAGAGATcaagctctctctctcctttttataccctgaacccattaaaaatgggtataagggtatattgtctttgtgcaaaatccaaatgtatgtaacaggcagaaggaagcatctctgaccccataaagtatatatattcttaatcagcaccaatagccgagtcgatctagccatgtccgtctgtctgtccgtccgtccgtctatgaacgcaaggatctcagaacctataagagctagacttgaaattttagatgtaggtgctcctagtgcctgcgcagatcgagtttgtttccgataatcgataaattactcCGTTGCcaagaaatcgatatcgatatcctattttttgggcaattttagtaaataataagaggtagagtcatcaaacttgacatatagcttctaaaatagaataaatacatacatttgatgttggaagaagaaggttcagggtatcccctaggcGGGAGGTCCCGACTACAATTTTTTACTTGTTTAAATTAGCGGAACAATAATTTGACAATTAACTATAATTGACCGTTAACAcgttaaatttaatatatttcttctgtctaattaacattttccaGATATGAAAACGGCTGAGTTGGAGCAAGAGAGACAGCTTACCTTAAGATCATTGCTTTGTATAAGGCAGCCATCGGCGGGTAAAAGGTCGCCATACTTGATCTGAGCAATATCGCCGACAAGGATGTCTCCAACCGAAATTTGGCATACCTCACCACCACGGATTACGGAGAATTTATGCTCGCCTTCTATACGGTTCTGCAGCCCGCGAAATTGTCTTTCCTTTGAGTAATCATTAAAAGCTGTCACTATGACGACTACAATGACCGAAATAAGTATAGCGAGACCCTCAATCCACCCGTGATGTTCATCTTCTTCTTGTAGTAATGctacaattaaatataaagaaaagtaTACGTGTCTCTGTTATATAAACTAGAATAGAAGGTTACTTACGCGCATCCTCGTCAGCAGGCTTATAAAATGATAGACCAAGGGATACTAACGCAGCTACCTCCAAAATAATAAGTGTAACATCTTGAAGCGCTTCCCAGACTAgtgttaaaaatgtttttgggGGTTTCGGTGGTATTACATTTGACCCAAACGTTTCACGTCTGTGCTCCTCATCAGCTTTTGACCCGCTGAGGCCTGAATCAAGAACCATTAGAATGTTTAAAAGTTATTCCGATTTTTAAACCAAACCTTCATTTGGGGATGTATATAACTTTTTGCATAATTCATGAATTCCACCGAAATCACTGATTTTTGCCACACCCTCCCTGCCACGATGCTCCATGAGCTCGCGTAATTGTTTAAGTGATATCCCATACTGTGCCGGTCTTCCATCGATTGTGGCCATTGGTtataatatctataatataaaacatttcaaaCGTAAGATATTTGGagaataaaaacttaaaaacctCCTAGTGCGCGTGCAGCGCGAGATTATTTTCAATAATCAATAACTtgccgttttcaagcaatcgataaaaatcaatattaaaaTCCTTTTTTTGAACAAATCTCTTAGGTTTTAGGATCTAGACTCTCTTAATCAAGTTTTttgctttatatatacatatgtatgtataatggCATATacgcaaacacacatgcatgcgTTTCGTGTCTATAAAAGTTGCGGCCAACGTTCTGTTTAGTTTTAGTATTTACACATATTCGTACGTACACATTAACAGCATCTGTatttagaaaataaaacattgtGCCTGGGCAAAATGTTGATGTCCAACAACGGGTGGTTCGATCCGAGAGTATGCATCAATATTGCGCGAATGAACTTGTTGACGGCCTTAGAGAGATCATTGAGAATCAAACCCAAAACATTTAGCTATTTAGCAACTATCTTTGGAATACAACCCACTATATCTTACATTTGCCCCCTATTTAGTATGGGGAATGCAATCTTGATTATCTTTGGTTATTATATGCCGATCTTTGTAATTTGAGAGGCAACATTTTAATTccctttgcaagggtataagaaattaaatttgacaatgtatgtatgtatatgtatatacaggtatgcacacaaaacaaatgcaGAACGATTTCACTTCTTCTCAAATACATATTGTATTCTTTTAATATGTTTTAGCAGTAAGCACTTATGAaagatgtatgtatatttgtaagGGAGGCCACGAGGTTTTCTGTCAGTCAAGATAAGTAGTATGTTTTGGACGAGGCAAGCAATGACGTCATTCCGAAAAGTGATGACGTAAAACTATTCCGTCACAAAGTGGATTCAACCGGTGGATTCCTGACCACATTGGTGCTGCTATTAATATTTGAGAATATCTCAATTGTCACTGATAAGGATAACAAAacattgtaaatatttctttCCAAAGTATTAATCAGTgacttaattgattttttcttgATTCAGTGTAGTACAAAGTTTTAAGAAAGAGGAAGTTAACaataatgtaaaaataaacatgATCTTCTTGCGGAATGCTCAACATTGATACTTAAAATATCGACTAACTCCAATTCTTACTTTTATATGAatgcgtatatataaatacttatgtatatgcacatttCGTgtaatgcatacatatataggtatatatgtatatttgtacaAGGgcataagaaaaataaatgcaattagcACAGAGGTCAGttgaatttattgtattttgaaGGCTTTTTGCGGTTACAGATGTAACTGTATTTGTAAATTGGGTTAACTGACATTCAGTTAAGGTTTGGCAGTTGGCTcaaaaaacatacaaacagaACTAGgaggagaaagagagagacctaacatatacgcacacacgGACATGCGCGTATATAGATGTTAGGCATAAAAGTTCCCTCTTTGCTGTGTCAAAATTTAGAACACCCGAAGGTAAGCGCGTCTATTCGGCTGTGCTAATGCTCAGATCAAGTttgtatacaaattaatatacacacacacacacacacacacacttgtctACCACACCATCTCCCCTTCGCTAAACGCAATTTTAGACTTCGAGCACAAATTACGTCATGCACACACATCACAGattaaatgtacatatgtacataggtTTGCGTGAATAGTTGTATTGGCTTAACAAATTTCATATTGGTTGCGACTATCTGGTTTTCCAAATCAAATGCATGACAGTTAAAGGCACTattcatgtatatatttatacaatatttaatGCGTAACATAcatatcaattaaaatattgattttgttaCTTTTCctaacttaatttttattacCCGACCAAGATGGCAACTAAACCAGCTGGTGGATATCTGCAGTCTCAGGCCGCGGAATGATATCACTTTCCCTATatcatacatacacacatattggCACCGTTCCTACGTGTACATTCATTTGTATGTATCCATATACGTTTGCACGCTCCCATACTTTCATAGAAAAGCATGATTAcatgttttttattaatatactgaaatatacatatttgtattcgCCAGACATGGGGAAAGTTATATttgcttaattattatttatttaccgaACTATAATTGAGTTTAGATACTATGTTAGATGGGTGTTGCCACGCGTTTTTACCACACTAGTCAAATGctgcaggcaggcagcaagAATCAGTATGCCAACGCGAACACAACGcgattaaatttattattttaagtaCACTAAATATAAGTAAACTTAAACATTTAGGTTTATTGCATATGCTTATGTCCCTTCGCAACAAACTTTTGTAATACACTCGTTACCAGAAACGgtcgtatttttatttttgccaatACAACGGGTAACTGGTTTAGTATACACAAATGTACAGTGTGACCAACTTTTTCAAGCGACGAAAACACCATCAAATTAAAGATACGATACTTTTCAGTAAAGATTTTATCATAATTTTCAGTATACTATCAAAATGTCACTGTAAGTGATGCCAGATCATCATGGGCAAGCGTTATTCAAATGTACACTCATGCTTAATTCAGCAACGTTTATATTTGTGcacatataaaattgtttttaaatgaacCATGTAATTTTACTTAAGCTACATTATGAAAGCAACATAcgacaaatataaattaaaaaaagaaagagttTTTATAACCATTGTTGCTCTCGTTTATGATCAGAATATGTGATTTATGatacttttgatttttgttatgCATCTATGTAACATTTCAAATCTAACATAATATACAAGttctaaatatttgtatatacacatattacAATAAAGGAAAATGTGATCGAA
The Drosophila virilis strain 15010-1051.87 chromosome 6, Dvir_AGI_RSII-ME, whole genome shotgun sequence DNA segment above includes these coding regions:
- the PMCA gene encoding plasma membrane calcium-transporting ATPase 1 isoform X9 codes for the protein MATIDGRPAQYGISLKQLRELMEHRGREGVAKISDFGGIHELCKKLYTSPNEGLSGSKADEEHRRETFGSNVIPPKPPKTFLTLVWEALQDVTLIILEVAALVSLGLSFYKPADEDAPLLQEEDEHHGWIEGLAILISVIVVVIVTAFNDYSKERQFRGLQNRIEGEHKFSVIRGGEVCQISVGDILVGDIAQIKYGDLLPADGCLIQSNDLKVDESSLTGESDHVKKGTEADPMVLSGTHVMEGSGKMVVTAVGVNSQAGIIFTLLGAAVDEQEAEIKKMKKEAKKAGKQKSKSLTGENDGRIPIKETSHVTQPRSASEAVKSESDGNHVQQSSTPAPETGHKKEKSVLQAKLTKLAIQIGYAGSTIAVLTVFILIIQFCIKTFVIDEKPWKNTYANNLVKHLIIGVTVLVVAVPEGLPLAVTLSLAYSVKKMMKDNNLVRHLDACETMGNATAICSDKTGTLTTNRMTVVQSYICEKLCKVLPTLTDIPQHVGNLITMGISVNSAYTSNIMPGPKPGDIPIQVGNKTECALLGFVQGLGVKYQSIRDEIPEDRFTRVYTFNSVRKSMGTVIPRPNGGYRLYTKGASEIIMKKCAFIYGHEGTLEKFTRDMQERLIREVIEPMACDGLRTISVAYRDFVPGKAAINEVHIDGEPNWDDEENIMSNLTCLCVVGIEDPVRPEVPDAIRKCQRAGITVRMVTGDNINTARSIASKCGILRPNDDFLILEGKEFNRRIRDSNGDIQQHLLDKVWPKLRVLARSSPTDKYTLVKGMIDSAVTDNREVVAVTGDGTNDGPALKKADVGFAMGIAGTDVAKEASDIILTDDNFSSIVKAVMWGRNVYDSIAKFLQFQLTVNVVAVIVAFIGACAVQDSPLKAVQMLWVNLIMDTLASLALATEVPTPDLLLRKPYGRTKPLISRTMMKNILGQALYQLVIIFGLLFVGDLILDIESGRGQDLNAGPTQHFTIIFNTFVMMTLFNEINARKIHGQRNVIEGLFTNPIFYTIWIFTMISQVVIIQYGKMAFSTKALSLDQWLWCVFFGIGTLVWGQLITSVPTRKLPKILSWGRGHPEEYTDAMNLGEERFDSIDSDKKPRAGQILWIRGLTRLQTQISVPPAEPIRETEV
- the PMCA gene encoding plasma membrane calcium-transporting ATPase 2 isoform X2; translated protein: MATIDGRPAQYGISLKQLRELMEHRGREGVAKISDFGGIHELCKKLYTSPNEGLSGSKADEEHRRETFGSNVIPPKPPKTFLTLVWEALQDVTLIILEVAALVSLGLSFYKPADEDAPLLQEEDEHHGWIEGLAILISVIVVVIVTAFNDYSKERQFRGLQNRIEGEHKFSVIRGGEVCQISVGDILVGDIAQIKYGDLLPADGCLIQSNDLKVDESSLTGESDHVKKGTEADPMVLSGTHVMEGSGKMVVTAVGVNSQAGIIFTLLGAAVDEQEAEIKKMKKEAKKAGKQKSKSLTGENDGRIPIKETSHVTQPRSASEAVKSESDGNHVQQSSTPAPETGHKKEKSVLQAKLTKLAIQIGYAGSTIAVLTVFILIIQFCIKTFVIDEKPWKNTYANNLVKHLIIGVTVLVVAVPEGLPLAVTLSLAYSVKKMMKDNNLVRHLDACETMGNATAICSDKTGTLTTNRMTVVQSYICEKLCKVLPTLTDIPQHVGNLITMGISVNSAYTSNIMPGPKPGDIPIQVGNKTECALLGFVQGLGVKYQSIRDEIPEDRFTRVYTFNSVRKSMGTVIPRPNGGYRLYTKGASEIIMKKCAFIYGHEGTLEKFTRDMQERLIREVIEPMACDGLRTISVAYRDFVPGKAAINEVHIDGEPNWDDEENIMSNLTCLCVVGIEDPVRPEVPDAIRKCQRAGITVRMVTGDNINTARSIASKCGILRPNDDFLILEGKEFNRRIRDSNGDIQQHLLDKVWPKLRVLARSSPTDKYTLVKGMIDSAVTDNREVVAVTGDGTNDGPALKKADVGFAMGIAGTDVAKEASDIILTDDNFSSIVKAVMWGRNVYDSIAKFLQFQLTVNVVAVIVAFIGACAVQDSPLKAVQMLWVNLIMDTLASLALATEVPTPDLLLRKPYGRTKPLISRTMMKNILGQALYQLVIIFGLLFVGDLILDIESGRGQDLNAGPTQHFTIIFNTFVMMTLFNEINARKIHGQRNVIEGLFTNPIFYTIWIFTMISQVVIIQYGKMAFSTKALSLDQWLWCVFFGIGTLVWGQLITSVPTRKLPKILSWGRGHPEEYTDAMNLGEERFDSIDSDKKPRAGQILWIRGLTRLQTQLRVIRAFRSTLEDLNERRSMHSLHSLRSPRTGMPTGSGVHPLYNLNLLSPNYSSKQQQHHQHQQPPHQQQQQQHVSNATLPSDISYIDEDPQQQQQHRNLQNGVNSSASTANLTPPSQQHLSSHSSVRSAGSGFGDVVLQQLNEHQSKNGQNETRI